A window of the Bradyrhizobium diazoefficiens genome harbors these coding sequences:
- a CDS encoding sensor histidine kinase, which translates to MTAFGKLVRTTAFRLTLVYLFLFAIFAASLLGYFAWNTRRLITEEITQTVNAETSEINEIYGRRGLFGLVRSIEYRALRPGANLYLVTTPTGQAVAGNVGSLAPGVMATRGWSETAYRRIEDADDRDHRALVRVTELENGFRLLIGRDLAERRRLFSIVAKAAQWSILIVVVLGLGGGVFVARRVLTRIDAMTGTAQRIMTGDLSGRLPVGRSGDELDRLAENLNAMLERIEALMVGLKEVSDNIAHDLKTPLTRLRNRAEEALAKSGCEADYRAALERTIEESDGLIRTFNALLMIARAESGQARGNMDDFDAADVANGIHELYEPLAEDDGMSLKVKTQAAPIHGNRELISQALANLVENAIKYGKPAAQSAGTVVSMDARQITIEAKREGNQVQLSVTDRGPGIPEADRKHAVERFVRLEASRTMPGSGLGLSLASAVATLHGGELRLGDAQPGLVATLLLPARAGAGDRVAPPIPDVPQKVA; encoded by the coding sequence GTGACGGCATTCGGTAAACTCGTCCGCACCACGGCATTCCGGCTCACGCTGGTCTACCTGTTCCTGTTTGCGATCTTCGCGGCCTCGCTGCTCGGCTATTTCGCCTGGAACACGCGGCGCTTGATCACCGAAGAGATCACGCAGACGGTGAATGCCGAGACCTCGGAGATCAACGAGATCTACGGTCGCCGCGGCCTGTTCGGCCTCGTGCGTTCGATCGAGTATCGGGCGCTGCGGCCGGGCGCCAATCTCTACCTCGTGACCACGCCGACCGGGCAGGCGGTCGCCGGCAATGTCGGCTCGCTGGCGCCGGGCGTGATGGCGACGCGCGGCTGGTCGGAGACCGCCTACCGGCGCATCGAGGACGCGGATGACCGCGACCATCGCGCGCTGGTGCGCGTCACCGAACTTGAGAACGGTTTCCGCCTCCTGATCGGCCGCGACCTCGCCGAGCGGCGGCGCTTGTTCAGCATCGTCGCCAAGGCCGCGCAATGGTCGATCCTGATCGTGGTGGTGCTCGGCCTCGGTGGCGGCGTCTTCGTCGCGCGCAGGGTGCTGACGCGCATCGATGCCATGACCGGCACGGCCCAGCGCATCATGACCGGCGACCTCAGCGGGCGCCTGCCGGTGGGCCGCAGCGGCGACGAGCTCGACCGCCTCGCCGAAAACCTCAACGCCATGCTGGAGCGGATCGAGGCGCTGATGGTGGGGCTCAAGGAAGTCTCGGACAATATCGCCCACGATCTCAAGACGCCGCTGACGCGTTTGCGCAACCGCGCCGAGGAGGCGCTGGCGAAGTCGGGTTGCGAGGCCGATTATCGTGCCGCGCTGGAACGGACCATCGAGGAATCCGACGGGCTGATCCGCACCTTCAACGCGCTGCTGATGATCGCGCGCGCGGAGTCCGGCCAGGCGCGCGGCAATATGGACGATTTCGACGCGGCCGATGTCGCCAACGGCATTCACGAGCTCTATGAGCCGCTGGCGGAGGACGACGGCATGTCCTTGAAGGTGAAGACGCAAGCCGCGCCCATTCACGGCAATCGCGAATTGATCAGCCAGGCGCTCGCCAATCTCGTCGAGAACGCGATCAAATACGGCAAGCCGGCCGCGCAGTCGGCCGGAACCGTGGTCAGCATGGACGCCCGTCAGATCACGATCGAGGCGAAGCGCGAGGGCAACCAGGTGCAGCTCAGCGTCACCGACCGCGGCCCCGGAATCCCCGAAGCCGATCGCAAGCACGCCGTGGAACGATTCGTCAGGCTGGAGGCGAGCCGCACCATGCCGGGCTCCGGTCTCGGCCTCAGCCTCGCGTCCGCCGTCGCCACGTTGCATGGCGGCGAATTGCGGCTGGGCGATGCCCAGCCCGGTCTCGTCGCCACGCTGCTGCTGCCGGCGCGCGCGGGAGCCGGCGACAGGGTTGCTCCTCCAATACCGGATGTGCCACAGAAGGTGGCATGA
- a CDS encoding AAA family ATPase, which produces MDMPLHRTRVNYSGGREEASSSMSALIDQLSGLARRQYRVILVVPAVAIAIGLLYLLVTPSQYTATATLLIDSSTLRVLQNQLQPQGDIPLDTLQVGSQVEILASRKLGLDVVRSLKLADDPEFAGGWSLFSRPNVTSSDTVEEREQRALDEFLAHRFITRGDKTYALNISYTSRSPETAAKVANAIAEAYIDDQLGAKYQTVTRAGAWLQDRINELKSKAATADRAVLEFKEKNNIVDLGGPNVSAGSASRLIGEQQLFELNSQLAAARGATSEAKARLDRIEQVRKMDVSEGAVADILKNEVITRLRNQYVDLSAREANISTRYGADHTAAINLRDQMEETRRNIRGELGRIAGSYKSDYEIAKTREESLERSLASLVSEGQLTNRDRLGLAELESSAKVYHTLYDTFLQRYMEAIQQQSFPITDARVISPAAAPKKKSKPVASFVLAIALTMGLMASFGIAAWREAIDGVFRTGSQAEQELGVRCLSVIPLAAGQAPRAPSPPRSIATGFDAEAGRLGPPLQTVENVAADTPHYAFIDPLKRRAVDDPISVFTEAFRAIKMRAWLESTIRENRLIGITSTVAGEGKSTVASNLASLLADAGRRVILIDADLRNPTLARSLTPRPSVGWLEVLSGKIDLARATGRDAATGLALLPLLLTEAPVHSDEVLASQGFRTLLDRLRESYDYVIIDLPPIAPVVDVRAIVPVIDSFVFVVEWGSTRIKAVRRHLLAEPDLHDRLLGVVLNKADLRALEKFEQPGVYQNGYYRSGS; this is translated from the coding sequence ATGGACATGCCGTTGCACAGAACCCGCGTCAACTATAGCGGTGGGCGGGAAGAAGCTTCGTCCTCGATGTCGGCCTTGATCGACCAACTGTCTGGACTGGCCCGGCGGCAATATCGGGTCATTCTCGTCGTGCCTGCCGTGGCAATAGCCATCGGCCTGCTCTATCTACTGGTCACTCCCTCGCAATACACCGCGACCGCTACGCTTTTGATCGACAGCAGCACGCTGCGGGTCCTGCAGAACCAATTGCAGCCGCAGGGGGATATTCCGCTCGACACGCTTCAGGTGGGCTCCCAGGTCGAAATTCTCGCGTCGCGCAAGCTGGGACTCGACGTTGTAAGGAGCCTCAAGCTCGCCGACGATCCGGAATTCGCCGGCGGCTGGAGCCTGTTCTCGCGTCCGAACGTCACCTCCTCCGACACGGTGGAAGAACGTGAGCAGAGGGCGCTCGATGAGTTTCTGGCCCACCGCTTCATCACACGCGGCGATAAGACTTATGCGCTGAACATCTCATACACGTCGCGTAGCCCCGAGACCGCGGCCAAGGTCGCCAACGCGATCGCGGAAGCCTATATCGACGACCAGCTCGGCGCAAAATACCAGACAGTCACCCGCGCAGGCGCCTGGCTGCAGGACCGGATCAACGAGCTGAAGTCGAAGGCGGCGACAGCCGATCGCGCCGTCCTGGAGTTCAAGGAAAAGAACAACATTGTCGACCTCGGCGGACCGAACGTATCGGCCGGCAGCGCGAGCCGGCTCATCGGCGAACAACAGCTGTTCGAACTGAACAGCCAGCTCGCCGCCGCGCGCGGCGCCACCAGCGAGGCCAAGGCCCGGCTCGACCGGATCGAGCAAGTCCGGAAAATGGACGTCAGCGAGGGCGCCGTCGCAGATATCCTGAAAAACGAGGTCATTACGCGGCTTCGCAATCAGTATGTCGACCTGTCTGCGCGCGAGGCCAACATCTCGACGAGATATGGTGCGGACCATACGGCCGCGATCAACCTGCGCGACCAGATGGAGGAAACGCGCCGAAACATCCGCGGGGAGCTCGGACGGATCGCTGGCAGCTACAAGAGCGATTACGAGATCGCCAAGACGCGCGAAGAGAGTTTGGAGCGGTCGCTGGCCAGCCTGGTATCCGAGGGCCAACTCACCAACCGCGATCGGCTTGGATTGGCCGAGCTCGAAAGCTCCGCCAAGGTATATCACACGCTCTACGACACCTTCCTGCAGCGTTATATGGAGGCGATACAGCAGCAGTCGTTTCCAATCACCGATGCACGCGTGATCAGTCCGGCCGCCGCGCCGAAGAAGAAGAGCAAGCCGGTGGCGTCATTCGTCCTTGCCATCGCGCTCACGATGGGGCTGATGGCGAGTTTTGGAATTGCAGCTTGGCGCGAGGCGATCGACGGTGTCTTCCGCACGGGATCTCAGGCCGAACAGGAATTGGGCGTCCGTTGTCTTTCGGTGATTCCGCTCGCGGCCGGACAGGCACCTCGTGCACCATCGCCTCCGCGATCGATCGCGACCGGATTCGATGCAGAGGCCGGTCGACTGGGTCCGCCGCTGCAAACCGTGGAGAACGTGGCGGCGGATACACCCCATTACGCATTCATCGATCCGTTGAAGCGACGCGCAGTCGACGATCCGATCTCGGTCTTCACCGAAGCGTTTCGCGCAATCAAGATGAGAGCGTGGCTGGAATCCACCATCCGCGAGAACAGGCTGATCGGCATCACCTCGACCGTCGCGGGCGAAGGCAAGTCCACTGTTGCCTCGAACCTTGCGTCGCTGTTGGCCGATGCCGGTCGACGGGTGATCCTGATCGACGCGGACCTGCGCAATCCTACGCTTGCCCGCTCGCTCACGCCACGGCCGTCAGTTGGATGGCTGGAGGTGCTGAGCGGCAAGATCGATCTCGCACGGGCCACGGGCCGAGACGCCGCCACGGGACTGGCGCTGCTCCCTCTGCTGCTGACCGAAGCTCCGGTCCATTCCGACGAGGTGCTGGCCTCGCAGGGATTTCGAACCCTCCTTGATCGACTGCGCGAAAGCTATGATTATGTTATCATCGACCTTCCGCCGATCGCACCTGTCGTCGACGTGCGTGCGATCGTCCCGGTGATCGACTCCTTCGTGTTCGTGGTAGAATGGGGAAGCACCAGGATCAAGGCGGTGCGGCGCCATCTGCTGGCCGAGCCGGACCTTCACGATCGCCTGCTTGGCGTGGTGCTAAACAAGGCCGATCTGAGGGCTCTCGAAAAATTTGAGCAGCCGGGTGTTTATCAAAATGGATACTACAGAAGTGGCAGCTAG
- the gmd gene encoding GDP-mannose 4,6-dehydratase codes for MSQRIALITGVTGQDGAYLAEHLLSLGYVVHGIKRRSSSFNTARVDHLYQDPHVGDVPFLMHYGDMTDSTNLIRLVQQIRPTEIYNLAAQSHVAVSFESPEYTANADGIGVLRLLEAIRILGMEKETRFYQASTSELYGLVQEIPQKETTPFYPRSPYGVAKLYGYWITVNYREAYGMFASNGILFNHESPIRGETFVTRKITRGVARIEVGLEETLYLGNLEAKRDWGHARDYIEGMHMILQADKPDDFVLATGETHSVREMVELSFAQVGRRLAWRGKGVEETGVDAKSGKTVVKIDPTYFRPTEVDLLIGDASKAREVLGWKPKRTFAQLVEEMMASDLAEAKRDIANGKRTV; via the coding sequence ATGAGCCAGCGGATCGCTCTCATCACCGGTGTGACCGGCCAGGACGGCGCCTATCTCGCCGAACATCTGCTGTCGCTCGGCTATGTCGTGCACGGCATCAAGCGGCGCTCGTCCTCGTTCAATACCGCGCGCGTCGACCATCTCTACCAGGACCCGCATGTCGGCGACGTGCCGTTCCTGATGCATTACGGCGACATGACGGATTCGACCAATCTGATCCGCCTGGTGCAGCAGATCCGGCCGACCGAGATCTACAATCTCGCCGCGCAGAGCCACGTCGCCGTCAGTTTCGAGAGTCCGGAATACACCGCCAATGCCGATGGTATCGGCGTGCTGCGGCTGCTGGAAGCGATCCGCATCCTCGGCATGGAGAAGGAGACGCGGTTCTACCAGGCCTCGACCTCCGAGCTCTACGGCCTCGTGCAGGAGATCCCGCAGAAGGAGACCACACCATTCTATCCGCGCTCGCCTTACGGCGTCGCAAAGCTCTACGGTTACTGGATTACGGTGAACTACCGCGAAGCCTACGGCATGTTTGCCTCGAACGGCATCCTGTTCAATCATGAGAGCCCGATCCGCGGCGAGACCTTCGTCACCCGCAAGATCACGCGCGGCGTGGCGCGCATCGAAGTCGGGCTCGAGGAGACGCTCTATCTCGGCAATCTCGAGGCCAAGCGCGACTGGGGCCACGCCAGGGATTACATCGAGGGCATGCACATGATCCTGCAGGCCGACAAGCCCGACGATTTCGTGCTCGCCACCGGCGAGACGCATTCGGTGCGCGAGATGGTCGAGCTGTCCTTTGCGCAGGTCGGCCGTCGCCTCGCATGGCGCGGCAAGGGCGTCGAGGAGACCGGCGTCGATGCCAAGAGCGGCAAGACGGTGGTGAAGATCGATCCGACCTATTTCCGCCCGACCGAGGTCGATCTCCTCATCGGCGACGCCAGCAAGGCGCGCGAGGTGCTCGGCTGGAAGCCGAAGCGGACCTTTGCGCAGCTCGTCGAGGAGATGATGGCGAGCGATCTGGCCGAGGCCAAACGGGACATCGCAAATGGCAAGCGCACCGTTTGA